In Deltaproteobacteria bacterium, the genomic stretch AACCGGGACGGCCGGGATTTGCTGGTTGCCCTGGGCTACCAGCTCAGGCGTTGCCCGTCAGTTCTTTCTCTCGGAGTGAGGATGAACTTTGCTGACTATTCACCAGAGGAGAGGGCCCTGATCCGGAATGCCTCCAAGGTGTATTTCCCGACCATATTCTTCGCGGATGCCCTTGATGCCATGGGCAAGAAGACTTTTCCCAGCGTGCAGTGCTATCGGCATCTGGGGGACAAGATCAAGCAGACGCTTCTTTTCCGTCTCCTGGACGTGCCTATGCTTGAGACCCGGCTGTTCTATGGCAGGCAACGGAAGACGAAGATCCTTGATCACTTTGATCTTCCTTGTGTAGGTAAGATGCCTGTCGGATCTTCAAAAGGGGAGGGGGTTTTTCTGATCAAGACCGAGGATGACCTGGAGGCGTATCTCAGCAAGACCAGGATAGCCTATATTCAACAATATATACCCATGGAAAGAGACGTCAGGGTAGTGATTTTGGGCAAACGCATTGTCCATGCCTACTGGAAGGAATCAGCTCCGGGAGAATTCCGCACCAATGTGGCCAAGGGGGGGAAGATCCTGTTGGATCCTGTCCCTGAAGATATCCTGGACCTGGCACTGGACATTGCTGTCCGGTGCAATTTCGACTTTGTGGGTCTCGATATGTGTGAGCACCAGGGGAAAGTTTTTATCCTTGAGGCGAATATGAATTTCGGTACCAAGGGGTTCAAGGAGGCCGGCATAAATTACAGGGAATTACTCTGCAACATGGTGACATCCGGTGAGATTTAGTCTGTTACGGAGTAAATATCCGGTGAAGCGGTCACCTTTTTCCGGGTTTCAAAGCTCACTCATTGCAGACCAAAGGGCTGGGAAGCGATGCTGTCCGAGGCTCAGGCTCGATTTTGAGGCATGAAAAATGTTCATTTCTTCTTGCACATTCCGTATCGTGCATTATATTTTTTGTTGAATTCGTAAATATCCGGTGAACCCGTTATATCCTGCCTTGAAGCGGCTTACTTTTTTCAGGGTTTCAAAGCTCACTCATCGCAGACCGGAGAGGCAGTGCAATCCGGCCCGCGATCGAAACCCTGCAAAAGGCAAACCGCTCCTGCGGCAGGGCATGGATGGCAACTTCCGCAGCGGACCACGGGTTCACCGAATATTTACTTGAATTCTTTCCCTGGGACAGGTCGAATCGTGTCCCAGAGGGATGATCTTTATAGACAAATCGCCATGAGTTCCTGATACTTATCTGAGGATATCCGCGTTCGGATCGACCCGAGTCAGGAGGATTTTTCTTAAATACGTTGACATATTGTTGATTCTGGACATTTCGGGCAAATGGGACGAGATATTCCGGAATTGGCTCATGACAGCCTATCTATTGAAAGAATCAAACAAGCCTTCACGGCAGCGGATGCCGACCTGGTGACCAGGGCATATGACTTTTCAAGAGAAAGAGCATGTGGAGTTGATCCAACACCTTTTCAGGCCGCCGGTCTGCTTTTTGAGCAGGACGCCGACGCGATTACTGTCGCCGGTGCCTTGTTAGCCCCGCTTATATGGCAAGACCTCGCCGATCCCGGTGACATCCGGGAACGCTTCGGACCGGCGGTTGCCGCTGTGCTTGAAGACCTGAGTTTCCCTTCTATTTCGTACTCCGGTACCAGGCAGTACCGCCGGAAGGATGTCCGCGCCCTGTTGGCCTCCATGGGGGGGTGTCCCACACAAGGCCCTTCTTTTAATCACTTTTCGCTTGCTGGCCCTTGAAAACGCGACCGGGTTCCGCAAAGCAGGTGTCCGGAAAATGGCCCGGGAGACCCTCGACTTTTACGTACCCATCGCCGACCGGTTGAGCCTGGGTGAGCTGCGCCGCCGATTGGAGGACGCGTGTTTTCATATCCTGGAGCCGGCGGAGTATGAGCGCTTGAGGCAAAAAGTCACTCCTATCCAGGCCGAGGACGACAGATGTCTCCGGATCCTGCTGTCCGGTGTCCAGCGCCTGCTCAGCAACAACGGTATCCAGGCCCGCGTCCAGGGCAGGACCAAAAGCCTGCACGGCATCCGCCGCAAGATGATGCGCACGGGCAAGACCCTGGAAGAGATCATGGACCGGATCGGCCTGCGGATTATCGTGGCAACGGTTCCAGAGTGTTATGCGGTCCTGGGCCTGCTGCACACCCATTTCAGGCCGATTCCAGGTACTTTCGACGACTATATCGGCCTTCCAAAGGACAACGGCTACCAGTCCCTGCATACATGCGTCTACCCTGTGCGCGAGATTTCCCACAAACCCATTGAATTCCAGATACGCACCGAGTTGATGCACATGGAGGCCGAGCACGGCTCGGCGGCCCATTGGCGCTACAAGAGCGGGACAGCGGCAGCGGCGCAGGATCACTACAGAACGCAGTGGATGGAAGGGCTCGCGCGCCAGCACGAAAAGGCGGACAGCGCCGAGGCCTTTATCGACCTGTTGCACCGGCAGGTGTTCCACGATCATTTGGTGGTTTTCGGAAACGGCGGCCGCATTGTTCGCCTTGCCGAAAAAGCCACGGTTCGTGATTATCTGAATATCGCCAACGTTCAAGTCCACAAGGGCGCGATAGTAAAGGTGAACGGAAAAGCCGCCGCCATGGATCAGCCTCTTCGGGACGGCGATTCCGTAGAGGTTCTTGCAAGCGCCGAATCGTCCGGCAGTGAGGCTGAGGCCGGCGGAATGAAAAACGCTTTTTATGGAATCGGCGCAAGAGGTCCGTTTGAGGAGCCTTTGTATAACCCCAATCCAGCGAGCAAGTCCCTTTACCAGGAACAATGACAGGAGAACTGACATGCTTCAGTCCGGACAATACCATTCGCATCCGCGCAAAATTGCTCTGATCGGGAATTACCTTCCCCGCCGATGCGGTATCGCCACCTTTACTACCGACTTGTTGACGGCCCTGGCCGAGGAAAATCCAGCAGGCGAACACTGGGCCATAGTGATGAACGATGTGCCGGAAGGGTATCGATATCCTTGCCGGGTCCGTTTCGAGATCAATCAACGTGTATTGGCGGATTATCATCTGGCAGCGGATTTCCTGAACATGAACCGTGTGGAGGTAGTCTGTCTCCAGCATGAATTCGGAATTTTCGGCGGTGAGAACGGCGCGCACGTGCTGGATTTGTTGAGCAACCTGCGCATGCCCCTGGTGACTACTTTGCACACGGTGATTCAGGCGCCCGCGCCCGGACAGATGATCGTCATTAAACGCATCGCCCAGTTGTCAGAGCGGCTGGTGGTCATGAGCCGGAAGGCGGAACAAATACTTCAAAAAGTCTACGGGGTGCCGGCAGGAAAA encodes the following:
- a CDS encoding RimK family alpha-L-glutamate ligase: MGIEGLQADDRGFYIKNMPEDINRDGRDLLVALGYQLRRCPSVLSLGVRMNFADYSPEERALIRNASKVYFPTIFFADALDAMGKKTFPSVQCYRHLGDKIKQTLLFRLLDVPMLETRLFYGRQRKTKILDHFDLPCVGKMPVGSSKGEGVFLIKTEDDLEAYLSKTRIAYIQQYIPMERDVRVVILGKRIVHAYWKESAPGEFRTNVAKGGKILLDPVPEDILDLALDIAVRCNFDFVGLDMCEHQGKVFILEANMNFGTKGFKEAGINYRELLCNMVTSGEI